AGACCCGATCAGCCAGCGCATGCTGGCGCTGCGCCCCGACATGACGCTGCAAGTGGCGCGCATCGCGGGTTCGCGGTTGAGCCATTCCCCGCGCCCGCTGCGCCTGGCGTATTCAGGCCAAGTTGTCCGCGTCAAAGGTTCGCAACTGCGTCCCGAACGCCAATTCGGCCAAGTCGGCGCGGAACTGATCGGCGCGTCCGGTCCCGCCGCCGACGTCGAGGTGGTGTTGATGGCGGTCGAAGCGCTGGAATCTATTGGCACCCAAAACCTCAGCGTCGACCTCGGCCTGCCCACCTTGGCTGCTTTGGTGGTTCAAGATTGTGTTTTTACCAACGATCAAGCCAATGACCTGCGCACCGCACTAAACCGCAAGGACAGCGCCGGCGTTGCCGCACTGGGCGAGGTGATGGGCGAACGCCCCACGGCGGCGCTGCTGGCCATGTTGAACGCAGTCGGCCCGGCCGGTGTGGCGCTGAAAAAGCTCAACGCCATCGACCTCGACAGCGACGCGGCTGCATTGCGCGCGCACTTGGCCGCCGTCATCAGTGGCATCCTCAGCGCCAACCCGCGCATTCAGTTGACCATCGATCCGGTGGAAAACCGGGGGTTCGAGTATCACAGCGGCGTGACCTTCGCGCTGTTCGCACGCGCCGTCAAAGGCGAACTGGGACGCGGCGGACGTTATGAAGCCGGCGGCGTTGGCGAATTGGAAAACGCCACAGGCTTTACCTTGTTCATGGACACCGTGCTGGAAGTTCTGCCAAAATCCGAAGGTCGAACCCGCGTTTTTCTGCCCATGGGCACGCCTGCGGATACCGCGCGTAAGCTGCGTGCCGAGGGCTGGTGCACCATCGCCGCGCTGGACGCATCGTGCACCACATCAAGCGATGTCGAGGCCGAAGCCCGACGTCTCAACTGTACGCACCTGTTGGAAAATGGCACGGTGCGTGAACTAAACTGATATACAGGGAATGAGGGACACAACATGGCCAACGTAGTGGTCGTCGGCTCGCAATGGGGCGATGAAGGCAAAGGCAAGATTGTCGATTGGTTGTCTGAACGCGCCAACGTGGTGGTGCGTTTTCAGGGTGGCCACAACGCGGGACACACGCTGGTCATCGACGGCGTCACGTACAAGCTGCACATCCTGCCGTCGGGCATCGTGCGCAAAGGCACCCTGTCCGTGATCGGTAACGGCGTGGTCCTCGATCCCTGGAACCTCTTGCATGAAATCGACAATTTGCGCGAGCAAGGGGTCGAAATCAGCCCGGAAAATCTCAAGGTCGCGGAAAACGCGCCGCTGATTTTGCCACTACACGCCAACCTCGACCAGGCTCGCGAAGCGGCTTTGGGCAAGGCCAAGCTCGGTACCACCGGTCGCGGCATCGGCCCGGCTTATGAAGACAAGGTCGCCCGCCGCGCAATCCGCGCCGGGGATCTGGCCGACGCTGAACTGATCGCCGCTAAGGTCGAAAAAATGCTGTTTCACCACAACGCCCTGCTGCGCGGCCTCGGTCAACCGGAATTGAACGGCGCGGAGATCGTATCGTCGTTGATGGAGCTGGCGCCGAAAATTCTGCCGTTCGTCGCCACCACCTGGAAGGTTCTCGACGAAGCCAAGAAATCGGGCAAGCGGATCTTGTTCGAAGGCGCGCAAGGCACGTTGTTGGATATCGACCACGGCACATATCCGTTTGTGACATCCTCGAACGTCGTCGCCAGCCAAGCCGCGGCCGGTTCCGGCATGGGGGCGAATGCCATCGATTACGTTCTGGGCATCACCAAGGCCTACACCACGCGCGTCGGCGCAGGCCCGTTCCCGACCGAACTGTTCGACGAGGTCGGCGCCGGGCTCGGCAAGCGCGGCCATGAATTCGGCACCACCACCGGACGTCCGCGCCGCTGCGGCTATTTCGACGCGGTGCTGGTGCGCCAAGCCGTAAAAGTCAACGGCATCAGTGGCATCGCCCTGACCAAGCTGGACGTTCTTGACGGCATGGATGAGTTGAAAGTATGCGTCGGCTATAAGCTTGATGGCAAACAACTCGACTACCTGCCCGCATCGACCAAGGACCAAGAAAACGTCGAGCCTATCTATGAAACCATGGAAGGCTGGGCGGAAAGCACCTTCGGCGCGCGCTCGTGGGCCGATTTGCCGGCTACCGCAGTCAAATACGTACGGCGCATCGAAGAACTGATCGAAGCGCCGGTGGCCCTGTTGTCCACCAGCCCCGAACGCGACGACACCATCTTGGTACGCGATCCGTTCGCCGACTGATTGGTTCTTCCCTGCCCATCGCAGCCTCACAACTCCGCGCGTTAACCAGACGTGCGGGGTTTAGCGCCAAATCTCATTGTTTTTTATGGGTTTTGCGAGTAATCTGAGCTCTCAAATGACACGCTCGTAGAATTCGAGCTGGAGAGCGAACATGGCGAACGCCCTGGACCAAGCCGTAGAAACGGCTGCGGCTCAAAAGGACGTGCCCCTGCCCCAAGAAGGTGAGGGGAGTGTTTCTGTGTCCGACAACCAACGAGATACCCCGCCCGACACGCCCTCCAATCCTCCAAACGGCACCCAGGCCGGCACCACGGCCTCAGCCCCCCCCGCATCGAACGGGGCTAAGGGCACAAACGGTGCTGAAAGCCCCCCAGCACCAGAAGGCAAAACGGAAAGCAAAGCGCCGGCCTCCAAGCCCAAAGGCAAATCCACAGGCATACCAGAGGCCGACCGCAACGCCCCGCAACCAGCGCTTGATCCGGCACAGTTCCCTCCCGTTGAGCTGAACGGGCGCTATCTCATCTACCCGTCCATGGCGTTGCCCGACTTGAATTCTCCGCAGGCGATGGCCTATGCGGTCGAGGATCGTCGTGAATCGGGCCGCCAATTGTTTGCCTTGATCTGTAAACCGGGTTTGCCGGTGCGCACCAGCCTGATGCGTGAACTCAAAGCCCAAAACATCAATGGCATGATCCCGATGGCCGATTTCGGCCCCGTGTTTTGGGGGCCCATCGATCAAACCGCCGTGGCCATCGTCTTCGAGCGCCCTTTAGGCGGACGTTTTCTCGATACCTTCGGCGATCGCCCGCCAAGGGTCAGCGAATACGAACTCGCCAAACTGCTCATTGAACCCGTGGCGCATGCGATATCTGAACTGCAGGCGATTGATTTCGCCCATCGTGCCATTCGTCTCGACCATCTGTTTTTCATGGACAAGGAACGACGCGAACTGGTCGTCGGCGAATGCTTAAGCTCGCCACCCGGTTTCGACCAACCCATCATCTACGAACCCCTCAACCGCGCCTATGCGATGCCGTCGGGTCGGGGGTACGGCATGTCTTATGACGACATGTACGCCCTCGGCATCATGACTGTGTTCGCGTTGCTCGGCGTCAATCCGGTTGCACGACTAAGCGACGAAGAAATGTTGGCCGCGAAAGCCGAATTCGGTTCGTATCAATGTATGTGCGGCAATGAACGCATCCCGATGACGTTGATCGAACCGCTGCGCGGACTGCTGTCCGACGAAGAGTTCGAGCGCTGGAACATGGAAGCGCTGGACCATTGGCTCAACGGCCAAAAGAAAACCCCTATTCAACGGCGCCCCGCGACCAAGCCCAAAACCCCCTTCAAGTTTGGCGGACGCGATCACATGACGACCCGCTCCATCGCCCACGCCTTTTCCAAGAATGTGCCCGAAGCGGTGAAAATCATCAAAAACGGCAAGCTTGACCAATGGGTGTCGTCGAGCCTGGGCGAAACTGCGCTTGCAGATTCGATTGTCGGCGTCATTGCCAACTGTAAGGTCAACGAAGGCTCACCCGACGGCGCGGACGATGTCTTGGTTTCTAAGGTGTGCATCCGCTTAGACCCACACGCCCCCATCCGTTACAAGAATTTTTCCTTTTTAACAGATGGTTTTGGCGCGGCGTTGGCGGTCGAATACCTGCGCAAGGGCAATTTTCAAATTCCCGGTGAAATTCTCGCGCGCGACTTGATCAGTTTTTGGGTAGCCGCCCAGTCCGCCCGTACCCCTGACATCACATCCCAGGAACGCACGTTTCAAACCCTGCGCGGCTTCGCGAAAATCAACGAAATGGGTTATGGCATGGAACGCTGTCTCTACGAGCTCAACCGTTCCTTACCCTGCCAAAGCGATCTCTTACGCACGACGTATGTCGA
This region of Magnetovibrio sp. genomic DNA includes:
- a CDS encoding ATP phosphoribosyltransferase regulatory subunit, translated to MSDITDKALLPAGMQDGLPPEAAREATAAARLVSHFDAWGYGLVKPPLMEFEENLLYGPGLAMAEQTFRVQDPISQRMLALRPDMTLQVARIAGSRLSHSPRPLRLAYSGQVVRVKGSQLRPERQFGQVGAELIGASGPAADVEVVLMAVEALESIGTQNLSVDLGLPTLAALVVQDCVFTNDQANDLRTALNRKDSAGVAALGEVMGERPTAALLAMLNAVGPAGVALKKLNAIDLDSDAAALRAHLAAVISGILSANPRIQLTIDPVENRGFEYHSGVTFALFARAVKGELGRGGRYEAGGVGELENATGFTLFMDTVLEVLPKSEGRTRVFLPMGTPADTARKLRAEGWCTIAALDASCTTSSDVEAEARRLNCTHLLENGTVRELN
- a CDS encoding adenylosuccinate synthase, yielding MANVVVVGSQWGDEGKGKIVDWLSERANVVVRFQGGHNAGHTLVIDGVTYKLHILPSGIVRKGTLSVIGNGVVLDPWNLLHEIDNLREQGVEISPENLKVAENAPLILPLHANLDQAREAALGKAKLGTTGRGIGPAYEDKVARRAIRAGDLADAELIAAKVEKMLFHHNALLRGLGQPELNGAEIVSSLMELAPKILPFVATTWKVLDEAKKSGKRILFEGAQGTLLDIDHGTYPFVTSSNVVASQAAAGSGMGANAIDYVLGITKAYTTRVGAGPFPTELFDEVGAGLGKRGHEFGTTTGRPRRCGYFDAVLVRQAVKVNGISGIALTKLDVLDGMDELKVCVGYKLDGKQLDYLPASTKDQENVEPIYETMEGWAESTFGARSWADLPATAVKYVRRIEELIEAPVALLSTSPERDDTILVRDPFAD